A region of Zootoca vivipara chromosome 15, rZooViv1.1, whole genome shotgun sequence DNA encodes the following proteins:
- the EVI2A gene encoding protein EVI2A produces MKLMGNSHMDLGFLWWAVLLFHVQVRADTTTTLLTTTESPTVPTTQTPTHTSGALPTLPLGETSTYTTQISTFESTSTTQPTTFSWTSLGQTSTSQSSSETSTAPQMPLTLAPEVPPSPYTINGTDQELATPSQDQMKAELCEENSKRLILICLIIIGVLIFICVCLLVATVAMANKLSYMKRRQPSKRPLRSNGDFITTNSLWPAGLETLQRMTNEAAAAELMTQRTGSERTKAGQGKTGEEASKKLASELSDRQKLKEVSAKPASSTTTII; encoded by the coding sequence ATGAAACTGATGGGCAACTCTCACATGGATTTGGGCTTCCTTTGGTGGGCCGTCTTGCTATTCCACGTACAAGTAAGAGCGGACACTACCACAACTCTTTTGACGACAACAGAATCTCCCACCGTCCCTACAACTCAAACCCCAACACATACAAGTGGGGCTCTTCCAACATTGCCTTTGGGGGAGACGTCTACTTATACAACACAGATAAGCACCTTCGAATCGACATCCACAACACAGCCAACTACCTTTAGCTGGACATCCTTAGGGCAAACATCCACCTCCCAGTCCTCATCGGAGACATCAACTGCCCCGCAAATGCCCTTAACGCTTGCCCCAGAAGTGCCCCCATCTCCCTACACCATTAATGGTACAGATCAAGAACTTGCAACTCCTAGTCAGGATCAAATGAAAGCTGAACTCTGTGAAGAGAACAGCAAAAGGCTAATACTGATTTGCCTCATCATCATTGGGGTGCTTATCTTCATTTGTGTATGTCTACTCGTGGCCACTGTTGCAATGGCAAACAAACTCTCCTATATGAAGAGAAGGCAGCCAAGCAAGCGCCCCCTCAGGAGCAACGGCGATTTCATCACCACAAATAGCTTGTGGCCAGCTGGATTAGAAACGTTGCAGAGGATGACcaatgaggcagcagcagcagagctgatGACACAAAGAACGGGGTCGGAGAGAACAAAAGCGGGACAAGGGAAAACTGGTGAAGAAGCTAGCAAGAAACTAGCGAGTGAACTGTCAGACAGGCAGAAGCTCAAGGAGGTGTCAGCAAAGCCAGCCAGCAGCACCACAACCATCATTTAG